Sequence from the Pyrobaculum neutrophilum V24Sta genome:
CCTCCGCGGGATAACCATGAGGACGAGGGAGTGGCTGAGGCCGAGACTTGAGGCGCTGAGGGAGAAGGTCAGAGGCGGCGTGAGGAACTCGGTGGTGTTGTCCATAGCCCCCACGGGCAGAACCAGCATACTGGCCGGCACCACAAGCGGCGTGGAGCCCGTCTTCGCCCTGGCCTTCATAAGGAACGTGACCGTCGGCACCCTCATAGAGTACTACTGGCCGGCGGTGGAGTGGCTGAGGGCGAGGGGCCTCTGGACGCCCCAGGTGAGGAAGACTGTGGAGGAGACCGGCATGCTCAAGGACGCCCCTCTGCCGGAGGAGGTGAAGCACCTCTTCGCCACCGCCATGGAGATCGGCTGGCTGTGGCACGTCCTAATGCAGGCGAGCGCGCAGCAGTGGGTGGATCAGGGCATATCCAAGACCATAAACATGCCCGCCAACGCCCCAAAGGAGGACGTATACTGGGCTTTCGCCCTCGCGTGGGCCCTCGGCGTGAAGGGCATAACGGTGTATAGAGACAAGTCCAAGTCTGTGCAGGTGATATACACAGGGCTGAAGCAGGAGATAAAGAAGAAGCTGGCCGACACGAAGATAATAGTGAAGCCCGTGGCCCTAGAGGCCTCCATAGAGGAGGCCGCCGAGAAGGCCAAGTTGAAGGCCCTAGAGGAGGGCAAAGACCCCTACTGCAAAACCGGAGAGTGCGGCTAGTTTTTCAGAGTTGGCCTAATAAATGGAGGCGGCGTCTACGCCATGATTAACATCATATCTAGGTCCGTGAGGATAGGTCTCATCTTTGTTATTTTCAGCGTACTATACACGTTGTTTAACGTCTGGTGGGCAGGCGTGCTGGACGTATACCCCCTGTTGGTGGGGGTGTACATGATGACATTCGTCTCTGTTGTGCCGTACATCGTTGTAAACATTGCGACTGCCCTTAGAAACAGGGGCGACGGCAGATGGCTTGTGACCGTGGGGCTCTCGCTAGCCCTCTTCGCCTCTCTAACGGCGGCGATGGTTAAGCTGGGCTACTTGCGGGGGGCCGTAGCGCCGTTTTCGCTGACCCAGCTGAGGTTCGACAGCACGTTGGCGCTCTCTCTAGCTCTGCTTGGCCTATCGTCCCTCGTGTATTTAGGCGGCGTGCTTCCCGAGGGAAAGAAGTTGGCCCGCGCGATCTACTTCAGCTTGGTTGAGGGCGGCGAAGACGGCGAGACGGAGGTCGTGTGACCGCGCCCCGGGGACTAGGCTCTGCCGGTGCCACAAGATATAAAGACAAACGTCTTCAGCGTTGTGGAGGGCGTTTTGCTGATACGTGAGCTAGAGGGCGCGCCCTACGAGTTAGTCGACATACTTAGGTTTGAGAAAGGTCGCCGCTATATATACAAGCTCCCCGCAGGGGACCGGGAGTACTACATACACGTTGTATCTCTGAGGGATGCCGTCTACGTCGAGCTCTGGCACCCCAGCTACGCGGTGCCGCTGTTGGTCTTCCGCGTTTCCGACCGAGACGAGATGTCCCGCCTCTTTATCCTTCTCAAGTCGCTGGCGGCCGCCCTCCGCTAGTGGCGTCAAAAGTTTTATAGAGCGGCCGCCCTCCGCTCTATGTCCTACAGCGTTTTAGAGGCGCTTAGGAACAACCCTGACCACGTTAGAAAGGTCCTGGCGGCGAGGAGACTAGACGTATCTCTCGTCGATCGGTTCATAGAGCTAGACGGCAGATGGCGGCAACTCAAGAGGGAGGTTGACGAGCTGAGGCGCAGCTACAACCAACTATCGAGGGAGGGGGCAAGGGCTCCTCCCGACAGGAGGAGGGAGATCGTGGAGAAGGCGCGGGAGCTCGCGGCTAGGCTTGAAAAAGTGGAGAAGGAGATGGAGGCAGTTGAGCGGGAGAGGGAAGAGCTGCTCTGGAGCTTCCCCAACCTTATACACGACTCGGTGCCGGTCTGTCCCGAGGGCGTGGACTCGGTGCCGGTGAGACACTGGGGCACCATAAGGGTCGTTAAAGGCGCGGCGGCTCCAGAGGGCGTAGAGTATGTAGTAGTGGAAAAGCCGCCGGTCGGCCATGCAGACATGGCGGAGGTTGTCCTAGGGATGGCTGACACCCTTAAGGCGGGGGAGGTGGCGGGGAGCCGCTTCTATTACCTATTCGACGACTTGGTATGGCTGGACTTCGCCCTGGCGATGTATGCCCTTGACCGCCTTGCGCAACAGGGCTTTAGGCCCGTGGTTCCGCCCTATATGCTTAAGTTTGACGTAATAAGGAGGGTTCTCGACTTTGATACGTTTAAAGACGCCATATACAAAATAGAGGGCGAGGACCTCTACCTCATAGCCACCGCGGAGCACGGGATAGCCGCCTACCTCCACAAGAGGGAGCTCGTGGAGGAGGAGCTACCCCTCCTCTTCGTCGGTTGGTCGCCCTGTTTCAGGAAAGAGGCGGGGGCCGGCAATAGGGATCTAAAGGGCATATTTAGGGTGCACATATTCCACAAGGTGGAGCAGTTCGTGTTTTCTCTGCCCGAGGACTCTTGGAAGTGGCATGAGGAGATCACGAAAAATACGGAGAGCCTCATAAGAGATCTAGGACTCCCCTACAGGGTGGTCAACATATGTGCCCACGATCTGGGGGCGCCTGCGGCTAAGAAGTACGACATAGAGGCGTGGTACCCAGCCCAGGGGATGTACCGGGAGTTGGCCAGCTGTTCAAATGTGACAGATTGGCAGTCGTATAGACTCGGGATCAGGGTAACTAGGAAGGGAATGAGGCGGGAGTTTGTACACACGCTCAACTGCACAGGGTTAGCCACCACGCGCACCATCACGGCAATACTGGAGAACTTCCAGAGGGAAGACGGGGCCGTGGAGATACCGAAGGCGCTGAGGCCCTATCTAGAGCCGATAAGGGCTGCGCCGAAGGAGTACATTTATCCCAGGAGGAGGGGCTAGTCGGCGTTTAGATCCGTCGTCATAAGTCGGCTAGCCTGGATTCGTCACCACACGCCTCCCCTGCCTAAAATAAAACTTTTTAACAGGGAGCCACAACGTGCCGTGTCGGCTCACGACGTGGTAGTCGGCATAGTGGCCGACGCCGTTAAGGAATTCCTAAACAGGCTGTGCGAGTGCCAACGGCTGATGGAGACACACGCGCGCGACATCGAACTGGCCAACGTCGCCGACGCGGTCACCAAAGCCCTATCGGAGGGGAGAGAGGGGGAGTTCGGCCCAGTCGTGGTGAAGATACACAAGAAGTTCCTCGGGCGGAGGGAGGTGAGGGCGGCCCTCTACGGCAGGGAGGTGACGGTAGACGAGCTACTCGCCGAGATCTCAAAGGCGAAGTCCCGCGCTGCCTGGCTCGCGGCCGACTGCTCCGAGCAAGCCCTTGTGGAGGCTCTGTATAGATTCGAGGATAGGTACCTGATCGACGTGGTTCAGAGGAACTTCAGTAGCTTTAGAAAGGCGTGTAAAGGGGAGACCCCCCATATCGACTTCGGCGAAGCGCCAGCCCACGTGATAGAGGGGACGGTGAGGGGGGTAAGAGAATACTTGGCCAACCATGGCGGTGGTAGTTAAGCTGTCTGGGC
This genomic interval carries:
- the serS gene encoding serine--tRNA ligase; this encodes MSYSVLEALRNNPDHVRKVLAARRLDVSLVDRFIELDGRWRQLKREVDELRRSYNQLSREGARAPPDRRREIVEKARELAARLEKVEKEMEAVEREREELLWSFPNLIHDSVPVCPEGVDSVPVRHWGTIRVVKGAAAPEGVEYVVVEKPPVGHADMAEVVLGMADTLKAGEVAGSRFYYLFDDLVWLDFALAMYALDRLAQQGFRPVVPPYMLKFDVIRRVLDFDTFKDAIYKIEGEDLYLIATAEHGIAAYLHKRELVEEELPLLFVGWSPCFRKEAGAGNRDLKGIFRVHIFHKVEQFVFSLPEDSWKWHEEITKNTESLIRDLGLPYRVVNICAHDLGAPAAKKYDIEAWYPAQGMYRELASCSNVTDWQSYRLGIRVTRKGMRREFVHTLNCTGLATTRTITAILENFQREDGAVEIPKALRPYLEPIRAAPKEYIYPRRRG